The window GGCGACCCTCATGCTCACCACGGGCGGGATGACCGGGCGGCTGGACAAGCTGGAGGCCGCGGGGCTGCTGCGCCGCTCGCCGGATCCGCACGACCGCCGGGGGCTCAGGGTCACGCTGACCGACAAGGGGCTGCGGCTCATCGACGAGGCGGTGGGAGCGGGACTGGCCGCGCAGACGCAGGCGCTGTCCGGCCTGGACGCCGCTCGGACGGGCGAGCTGGCCGGCCTGCTCAGGGAGCTGCTGGCGGAGGCGTCGGAGTCACCGGGGGCACCGGCGTAGGGCCCCTGCCCGGCGTTCTCGCGGCCGCCCGGAACTCCGGTCCCGCAACGCACCCAGGGCGCCCACCTCGCCCACGTACGGCGGCTGTGCGCGTACGTACGGCGAGGTCGGCGCCCTCGGAGGGATCGTGCTGCGGACGGACCGCGGTGGGAGAGGACCCCGTCAGGCCTTGGCCTTGACGTCCACGTCCCGGCTCACGCGCGGCTGCCGGTCCTTGGACTTGTCCAGGACCATGACCAGGCCGGTGATGACCAGGAACAGCAGGAGCGGGAGACCGACGAACAGACCCAGCGTCTGGATGACGCTCAGGCCCTTGCCGGGGTCGTCGCCGTCGTCGCGCGTCAGCGCGAGCGCGGGAGACGACATGAGCAGCATCATCAGCGTCGTACCGGCGGCCAGAGCGCCGGCGCGCAGGGCGTTCTTCTTGTCCACGGTGCAAACGTAGCGAACCCCGGAACGGGTCGCGCGCCCGGGGTGCCGTATTCGCACCGGACAGCCGAGGAAAAAACCCCACGGGTCGCACCCGCGCGGGCCCCGGCGCTTCCCGGCGGTCAGCCCGTGTCGTCCGGCACGGTCCGTGCGTCCGTCCGCAGCACGTCCGTCAGGGCGCGCAGCCGGGGCGACGCGGCGAGTTCCTCCAGGGTGACCGGGCGGCCCTCGGCGTCGGCGACGGGCAGGCGCCAGTTCGGATACTGGTCCCAGGTGCCGGGCAGGTTCTGCGGACGACGGTCGCCGACCGTGTCCGGCAGCCACAGGCCGATCATGCGGGCCGGGGTGCGCAGCAGGAAGCGGTGGACCGCCTGGATCCCGGCCTCCTCCGCGGCCGCGCCGCCAGGGCCGTCCGTGCGCCGCAGCAGGCCCAGCTCCGTCAGCAGCGCCAGCCACTCGTCCGTGTCCGCGGCGGCCTCCGCGCGCTCCTCCTCCAGGGGGCGGGTGAGCAGGCCGAGGCGGTGGCGCAGGGCGACGTGCTCGCCGGTGAGGCGGGCCGCGGTGGACGGCAGGTCGTGGGTGGTGGCGGTGGCCAGGCAGTCCGCGCGCCAGCGTTCGGGGGGCAGCGGGCGGCCCGACCCCTCCCAGTCCCGTTCGAACCACAGCACCGAGGTGCCGAGCACCCCGCGCCGGTCCAGGGTCTCGCGCACCCCGGGCTCCACCGTCCCGAGGTCCTCGCCGATCACCACGGCCCCCGCCCGCGAGGCCTCGAGCACCAGTACGGCGAGCATGGCCTCGGCGTCGTAGCGGACGTACGTGCCCTCGGTGGGCGGCAGGCCCTGCGGGATCCACCACAGCCGGAACAGGCCCATGACGTGGTCGATGCGCAGGGCACCGGCGTAGCGGAACAGGGCGCGCAGCAGCCGGCGGAAGGGCGCGTAGCCGGAGGCGGCGAGCCGGTCGGGGCGCCAGGGCGGCAGGCCCCAGTCCTGGCCGCGTGCGTTGAAGGCGTCCGGCGGTGCGCCGACGGACATGCCGGCCGCGAAGTGGTCCCGCTGCGCCCAGGCGTCGGCCCCGCCGGGGTGCACGCCCACGGCGAGGTCGTGCACGATCCCGATCCCCATGCCCGCCTCGCGGGCGGTGCGCTGGGCGTCGGTGAGCTGGGCGTCGGTGAGCCAGGTGAGCCAGGAGTGGAAGTCGACGCGGTCCCGCAGCGCGGCGCGGGCGCGGGCGGTCTCCGTCGAGCGCGGGTCGCGCAGCCCCTCGGGCCACCGGCTCCAGTCCGAGCCGTGCACCTCGGCGAGCGCGTACCAGGTGGCGTGGTCCTCCAGGGCCCGCCCCTGTTCGGCGAGGAAGTCGGCGTGGGCGGCGCGGCGGCCGGGCCCGAGCGGCACCCGCCGCACCAACTCCAGCGCCTCGCGCTTGAGCTCCCACACCGCGTCCCGGTCGATCAGCGCACCCTCGTCCAGTACGGCGGCGCGCAGCCGGCCGGCGCGCTCCAGCAGGGGCCGAAGCCGCTCGCGGTCCTCGGCGTACGCGAACTCCGGGACGTCCTCGACGCGCAGGTGCACCGGGTCGGGGAAGCGGCGCGAGGAGGGGCGGTAGGGGGACGGGTCGGCGGGCGGTCCGGGCACGGCCGCGTGCAGCGGGTTGACCTGCACGAACCCGGCTCCCAGCGTCCGTCCGGCCCAGCCGCTCAGCTCGGCCAGGTCACCGAGGTCGCCCATGCCCCAGGAGCGGTGGGAGAGGAGGGAGTAGAGCTGGACGAGCAGGCCGTACGAGCGTGCCGCCGGGGTGGGCAGCCGGGGCGGGGCGGCGATCAGGTGCGCCTGCCCGGTGCGGCCGTCGGGGGCGGTGGCGGACAGCCGGTGGACGCCGGGTGGCAGGGGGGCCACGGGGGCCGTCGGGTCCACGCGGTCGCCGGTCCGGTCCGCACCGTGCACCCATGTGCGGGTCTCGCCCTGCTCGGTCTCGACGTCCAGCCGGGTGCCGGGGGGCAGCCCGGCGAGGGCGGCCGACGGCAGCCCGGCGAGGGCGGCCGACGGCAGCCCGGCGAGGGCGGCCGACGGCAGCCCGGCGTCCGCGTCCGCCGCGGGGCCACCGCCCGTGGGAGCGTCCGCCGTGGGGCCCAGCCAGTGCACCACCGTCGGTGGCAGCAGCCGTTCGTCCCGTTCCCGTTCGCGGGCGGTGAGCGCGGCGCGGGCGGCCGCCGGGGTGCTCGCGTCGACGTCCAGGGCGGCCAGGGCCGCGACGACCGCGGTGGCGGAGGCGGTGACCGTACGGCCCGTGGAGGGGCTGTAGGAGGTGGCGACGCCGTGCAGCGCGGCGAGCCGGGCCAACTCGTCACCGAGAGGCCCGGGAGGCTCGGAGGACCCGGCAGGCCCGGCAGGCCCGGCGGGTTCGGGAGACCCGGTGGATCCGGGAGGTTCGGCCGGCCGCGGTTGTGTCATCTACAACTCCGCGCGGCAGGGGTCCTGTTCGGCCGACTCGGCGACCGACTCGCTGGTCAGGGGGGCGGTCTCGGCGAGCGGCGGCTCGCTGGTGAGCGGCTCGGCGTCGGGCAGCGGAGGCTCGCTGGTGAGCGGGACGTCGGCGTAGGCGCCCTCCGCGCTGAACACGCTCGGGCCGGATTCGGCGGGCAGCCGGGGCTCGGGCATCCGGCCGGCCGGGGTCGGCAGTCCGTCGTCGGGCAGCAGGTGGTCGGCGGGCGGCTCCGCCACGTGTTTGGACAGGGCCGAGAGCAGAAGGTGTGCCGGTGCGGCCACGGGGGCCTCCTTGTCGAGTACGGCGTCAAGGGGATTACCGCAGCCCTACCCAGTGCGCGCCGGGGCAGACGTAGAAGAACGGCCTACGTGCCGCTGGTCACATTCCCTTCCACCAGGTTGGGGCAATCGCGGCACAACGGCCACTCTCGTTGACACCTACCCCTGGGGATGGTGTGGTCAGGACTCTTCGACACCGCCTTCGGCTCCGCCCGGCGAAGGCCGATCGACGAGGAGGGGCCGTGCGGCTTCGGCGCGGTATGGGGCAGGGAAAGAGCGCGGCCGTACTCGCGCTCGCCGTCCTGGCCGGAACACTGGGAGCCGCACCCGCGGCCGTCGCGGCGCCGTCCGCCCCCGATCCCGGCACCGGCCTCCCGGCCGCGAACCCGGAGCACCCCGCCACTGCCTCCTCCGACCTCGCGGTGTGGCCACGCCCGCAGTCCCTGCAGGAGACCGGTGGCGCGGTGAAGGTCGCCGACCGGGTCGTCGCCCTGGTCGCCGACGCGGACGCGGACCCGTACGCCCTGAGCGCGCTGCGCTCGCTGCTGTACGAGGCCGGGGCCCGGACGGTCACGGACCTCCGGGGGACGGACGCGGTTCCGGTGGGCACCCTGGCGGTGCGCGCCTACACCGAGCGGGCGCACAGCGACCCGCGGCACGCGCTGCCCTCCGGCGGCTACGTCCTCACCACGGGCAAGGACGCCGTGACGCTCACCGGCGCCGGCGAGGACGGCCTCTTCCACGCCGTGCAGACGCTTCGGCAGCTCCTGCGCCCCGACGGGACCGTCCCCGGTGTGAACGTCCGGGACTGGCCGGGCACCGCCGTGCGCGGCACCACGGAGGGCTTCTACGGCACCGCGTGGACACAGCAGCAGCGGCTCGGCCAACTGGACTTCATGGGCCGTACCAAGCAGAACCGGTACCTGTACGCCCCGGGCGACGACCTCTACCGCCAGGAGCGCTGGCGCGAGGCGTACCCGGCCCTGCAGCGGTCCGCCTTCCGTGAGCTGGCCGACCGGGCGCGCGCCAACCACGTCACGCTCGGCTGGGCGGTGGCCCCGGGCCAGTCGCTGTGCTTCGCCTCGGACGACGACGTACGGGCGCTGAACCGCAAGCTGGAGGCGATGTGGGCGCTCGGGTTCCGGGCGTTCCAGCTCCAGTTCCAGAACGTCAGCTACAGCGAGTGGCACTGCGGCGCGGACCCGGCCCGCTTCGGCTCCGGTCCGGACGCGGCGGCACGGGCGCAGGCGCGGGTGGCGAACGAGGTCGCCCGCTACCTCGCGGAGCGGCACCCGGACGCGGCGCCGCTGTCGTTGATGCCGACGGAGTTCTACGAGGACGGCTCGACGCCCTACCGGCGGGCGCTGGCGTCCTCCCTGGACGCGTCGGTCCAGGTCGCCTGGACCGGGGTGGGCGTGGTGCCGCGGACCATCACGGGCGACGAACTGGCCGACGCCCGGGCGGCGTTCGCGCATCCGCTGGTCACCATGGACAACTACCCGGTCAACGACTACGCCGAGGACCGCATCTTCCTCGGCCCGTACACCGGGCGCGACCCGGCCGTCGCCAGCGGCTCGTCCGCCCTGCTGGCCAACGCGATGGAGCAGGCGGAGGCCTCGCGCATCCCGCTGTTCACGGCGGCCGACTACGCCTGGAACCCGCGCGACTACCGCCCCGAGGAGTCCTGGAAGGCGGCGGTCGCCGACCTCGCGGGAGGCGACGTACAGCGCCACGAGGCGCTGTCGGCGCTGGCCGGCAACGACGCGTCCTCGGTGCTCGGCGGCACCGAGTCCGCGTATCTGCGCCCGCTGATCGCGGCCGTCTGGCAGGCCCGTACGACGACGGACCGGGCCGCGAACGAGCAGGCCGAGCAGCGGCTGCGCGCCGCCTTCATGGTGCTGCGCGAGCTGCCGCAGAACCTGTCGGGCGACGGCACCCTCGCAGCCGAAGTCGCGCCGTGGTCCGCGCAGTTGGCGCGCTACGGCAAGGCGGGCGAGGCGGCGCTCGACATGCTCGGCGCCCAGCGCGCGGGCGACGCGGCGGGCGCCTGGACCGCGTACCGGACGCTGGACCGGCTGCGGGCCGGCGTCAGGAGCGCCGACGTGACGGTCGGCAAGGGGGTTCTGGACCCCTTCCTGGACCGGGCGCGGCAGGAGTACGAGACCTGGGCCGGCCTGACCCACGAGCCGGCCGCGGACCCGGGTGGGGCGCCGGACGGCCGCACGGTCCGTTTCCCGAGCGCCCGCGCCCTCACCGCCGTGACGGTCCTCAGCGACCCCGGAACGACCGGTGCCGTCGAGGTCCACATCCCCGGACAGGGCTGGCGCCGGGTGGGGACGCTGACGGAGCAGGGGGCCACGGAGATCGTCACCGCGCAGTCCCCGTCCGCGGACAGCGCGGTGACGCACCCGCCGGCCCTCTGGCCGCCGGTCTCCCCGGCTCCCGACCTCTGGACGCGCCCGCCGGCCCTCGTGCAGCCCACTCCCCCGCCGGCCGGCACCCGCGTCGACGCCGTCCGCGTGACCGGCGCGTACCCCTTGCGGGTGCGCCACCTGGTCCCCTGGTTCGCCGACACCCCGGTGGCGGACCTGGAGCTGCCGCGGGCCGAGGCCGACGCGGAGATCGGCGGCACGGAGCGGCTGACCGCCCGGCTGTCCTCCGGCCGTCCGGCCGACGTGCGGGGAAAGATCACCGTCGAGGCACCCGAGGGCATCGAGGTCCGCGTCCCCACCAAGCCGGTCACCGTGCCCCGCGGCACCACGGTGAACGTCCCCGTCGAGGTGATCGTGCCGCCGGCCTCGCCCTCCCGCTCGTACGACATCCGCGTCACCTTCGCCGGAGTGACCCGCACCGTCACGGTCCGCACCTTCCCGCGCACCGCGGGCCCCGACCTGGCGCGCACCGGCACGGCGAGCTCCTCCGCCGACGAGACCGCCGACTTCCCGGCCTCCGCCGCGATCGACGGCAACCCGGACACCCGCTGGTCCTCCCCCGTCGACGACGGCGCCTGGTGGCAGGTGGAACTCCCGCAGCAGGTGCGCCTGGGCAAGGTCGCCCTCCACTGGCAGGACGCCCACCCCTCCGCCTACCGCATCCAGGTCTCCACGGACGGCCGGCGCTGGCGCACCGCCACGACCGTCCGCGGCAGCGACGGCGGCCGCGAGACCCTGCGCATGGACGCGCGGGACGTCCGCTACATCCGCGTGCAGGGCGACAAGCGGGCCACCCAGTACGGCTATTCGCTGTGGTCGGTGGAGGCGTACGCGGTCGCTGACTGAGCCCGCCGGGGGAACGGGACCCTCCGTTCCTCGGTACCGCGATCCTCGGCCTCTTCCGGACCACGATCCCCGGTTCACCCGGCTTCCTCGGCGCTTCACTATTCACTCAGTACATGTACTCAGTGCATACTGAGTACATGAGCACCCGCCACATCCTGCTGGGCCTGCTCGCCGGAGGGCCGAGCCATGGCTACGACCTGAAGCGACGCCACGACGAACACTTCCCACAGGCCCGCCCGCTGGCCTACGGGCAGGTCTACACGACCCTGCAACGGCTGGTCCGCGACGGACTGGCCCAGGTGGAGGGCACCGACTCCGACGGAGGACCGGAGCGCACGCTGTACCGCCTCACGGCCGAGGGCTCCCGCGAAGTCGCCGACTGGGCCGGGCAGGTCACGCCTCCCGCGCCCTTCGTGGCGAACGAGATCTTCGCGAAGGTCGTCACGGCGATCCTCACCGGCGGCGACCCCGCCGCCCACCTGCTCGCGCAACGCGCCGCGCACATGGCGCGGATGCGGGAGCTGACGGCGGTCAAGACCGCCCCGGGCGCCGATCTGGCGACCGTGCTCTCGGCGGACTACGCCCTCAACCACCTCGACGCCGACCTGCGCTGGATGACCACCACCCAGGCCCGGCTCACCACTCTGACCGCTCTGACCGTGGAGGTCGACCGAGCATGAGCAACCTTCCGGTGCCCCTTCTGGAGGCCCGAGACCTCGTCAAGTCCCATGGCAGGACCCCGGCGCTGCGCGGGGCGTGCCTGGAGCTGCGCGAGGGCGAGATCGTCGCCGTGACCGGCGCCAGCGGCAGCGGGAAGTCCACGCTGCTGCACTGCCTGGCGGGCATCGTCCGGCCGGACGAGGGCTCGGTGACGTACCGCGAGGAACGCGTCGACAGGCTGCCGGAGCAGCGCCTGAGCGAGCTGCGCCGCACCGACTTCGGGGTGGTGTTCCAGTTCGGGCAGCTGATCCCCGAACTGACCGCCGTGGACAACGTGGCGCTGCCGCTGATGCTGGCCGGGACCGCGCGGGGGACGGCCCAGGAGCAGGCGGGGGCGTGGCTCGAGCGGTTCGGGGTGCGGGAGCAGGGGGCCGCGCGGCCCGGGGAGTTGAGCGGGGGCCAGGCACAACGCGTGGCGCTGGCACGGGCGTTGGTGACCGGTCCGAGGGTGGTGTTCGCGGACGAGCCGACGGGGGCACTGGACTCGCTGGCGAGCGAACAGGTGATGACGGCCCTGGTGGGAGCCGCCCGGGAGGCGGGCACGGCGGTCCTGCTGATCACGCACGACGCCCAGACGGCGGCTTACGCCGACCGCGAGGTGCGGCTGCAGGACGGCATGACGGTCGCGTCGGAGGTGCTCGCGTGAGGACCGATCTGCGGCTGGCCTGGCTGCTCGTGCGGGGTTCGGACCGGCGGGAGTGGTGGCGGATCGCCCTCACGGTGGTGGGGGCCATGTGGGCGACGGGGCTGGGGCTGGCGGCCGCCGTCCTGGCCACGGTGCGCGGGCAGTACAGCTTCTCCGTCGGCAACGGCCTGCTCGACCAGCCCGGCGAGCGCTCCGGGGTGATCGTCACGCTGCTGCTCCTGCTGGTGCCCGTGCTCGGGTTCCTCGGGCAGTGCGCCCGGATCGGCGCGGTGCACCGCGACCGGCGGACGGCCGTGCTGCGGCTGGCGGGCGCGGAGCCGGGCCGGGTGCGGCGGATCGCGGCGCTGGAGACCGGGCTCGCCTGCCTGCTGGGCTCCGCGCTCGCCACGGCCGGAGCGGCGGCGGTGCTGGTGGCCGTGTGGGAGCGGCCCACCCCGTCGGCCTGGGCCGGGATGGCGCTGGTCGCGGCCGTGGTGCCGGTGCTGGGCACGGCGGCCGGGGTCCTGGCGCTACGCCGCGTGGTGGCCTCACCGCTGGGGTGGGTACGGCGGAGCCATGAGCGGTCGGGTCGTGGTCCGGCGCTGCTGTTCGTGGGCGGGCTGCTGGTCGTGGGCGTGGTGGCGCTGGGCGCGGTGGCCGGTACGTCCGCCGACTCCCGGCACCAGGGCCTGGCGAGGGGCCCGGTCGTCGTCATGGCGGCGGTCCTCGCCGTCGGCGCGGGCGCGGTGTGGCTCACGGGCGCCCTGTCCCGGCTGACCGGCCGGCTGCTCGCGGCCCGGACGGGCTCCCCGGCGGTGCTGATCGCGGCGGAACGGCTGCGGGACGACCCGTGGGCGGCGGCCCGCACCCATGCGGCGGTGCTCCTGGTGACGGTGGTCGGGACCGGGTACATGGGGGTCCGGCAGGGCATGCTCACCGAACTGGAGGACATGCGCCGGCGGCAGACGCTCGGGACGGCCATGTCCTTCTACACGACCGGGCTGGACCTCACGGCCGCAGCCATCGCCATCGCCCTCGCGATCGTCCTCACGGCGCTCGCCGTCGGCACCGCCGAGTCCGTCGCCACCCGGCGCCGGGCCCTGGCCGCGCAGGTGGCCGCCGGAGTGCCCCGACGGGTGCTCGCCCGGGCCCTCTTGCTGGAAACCGCGCTGCCCCTGTCCCCTGCCGTGCTCGTGGCAGGCGTGGGCGGCCTGGCCATCGGCGTCTGGTACGGGCTCCTCATCTCCGGGACCGTGCCGTACACGGCGCTCCTGGTCCCGGCCGGTGTGTACGCCACCTGCCTGCTGGCCACGGCCGCGTCCCTGCCACTGCTCCACCGCTCGGTCCGCCCGGCGGAGCTGCGGTACGCGTGATCGTGCGGTCCCGTGGGCACGGGGCCGCGCTGCCCCATGCCGAAGGGCCGCCGGGCGGCCTCCCGCGCCGGCGCCTCCCGCGCGCCGGTTCCGGCGGGCCGGGCGGGTGCCCCGGGCCCGCGGGCGGGACCCGGGCCCAGGGCACCCGCCCCTCGGCAATGCGAAGGCCCG of the Streptomyces sp. NBC_01788 genome contains:
- a CDS encoding MarR family winged helix-turn-helix transcriptional regulator — encoded protein: MTERPRPRADAVDAIIDQWAAVRPDLDTAGMEVFGRIFRLSRAMGDRMEKAYAPFGISRGEFDVLATLRRAGEPYTLSPRQLSATLMLTTGGMTGRLDKLEAAGLLRRSPDPHDRRGLRVTLTDKGLRLIDEAVGAGLAAQTQALSGLDAARTGELAGLLRELLAEASESPGAPA
- the malQ gene encoding 4-alpha-glucanotransferase, which produces MTQPRPAEPPGSTGSPEPAGPAGPAGSSEPPGPLGDELARLAALHGVATSYSPSTGRTVTASATAVVAALAALDVDASTPAAARAALTARERERDERLLPPTVVHWLGPTADAPTGGGPAADADAGLPSAALAGLPSAALAGLPSAALAGLPPGTRLDVETEQGETRTWVHGADRTGDRVDPTAPVAPLPPGVHRLSATAPDGRTGQAHLIAAPPRLPTPAARSYGLLVQLYSLLSHRSWGMGDLGDLAELSGWAGRTLGAGFVQVNPLHAAVPGPPADPSPYRPSSRRFPDPVHLRVEDVPEFAYAEDRERLRPLLERAGRLRAAVLDEGALIDRDAVWELKREALELVRRVPLGPGRRAAHADFLAEQGRALEDHATWYALAEVHGSDWSRWPEGLRDPRSTETARARAALRDRVDFHSWLTWLTDAQLTDAQRTAREAGMGIGIVHDLAVGVHPGGADAWAQRDHFAAGMSVGAPPDAFNARGQDWGLPPWRPDRLAASGYAPFRRLLRALFRYAGALRIDHVMGLFRLWWIPQGLPPTEGTYVRYDAEAMLAVLVLEASRAGAVVIGEDLGTVEPGVRETLDRRGVLGTSVLWFERDWEGSGRPLPPERWRADCLATATTHDLPSTAARLTGEHVALRHRLGLLTRPLEEERAEAAADTDEWLALLTELGLLRRTDGPGGAAAEEAGIQAVHRFLLRTPARMIGLWLPDTVGDRRPQNLPGTWDQYPNWRLPVADAEGRPVTLEELAASPRLRALTDVLRTDARTVPDDTG
- a CDS encoding beta-N-acetylglucosaminidase domain-containing protein, with translation MGQGKSAAVLALAVLAGTLGAAPAAVAAPSAPDPGTGLPAANPEHPATASSDLAVWPRPQSLQETGGAVKVADRVVALVADADADPYALSALRSLLYEAGARTVTDLRGTDAVPVGTLAVRAYTERAHSDPRHALPSGGYVLTTGKDAVTLTGAGEDGLFHAVQTLRQLLRPDGTVPGVNVRDWPGTAVRGTTEGFYGTAWTQQQRLGQLDFMGRTKQNRYLYAPGDDLYRQERWREAYPALQRSAFRELADRARANHVTLGWAVAPGQSLCFASDDDVRALNRKLEAMWALGFRAFQLQFQNVSYSEWHCGADPARFGSGPDAAARAQARVANEVARYLAERHPDAAPLSLMPTEFYEDGSTPYRRALASSLDASVQVAWTGVGVVPRTITGDELADARAAFAHPLVTMDNYPVNDYAEDRIFLGPYTGRDPAVASGSSALLANAMEQAEASRIPLFTAADYAWNPRDYRPEESWKAAVADLAGGDVQRHEALSALAGNDASSVLGGTESAYLRPLIAAVWQARTTTDRAANEQAEQRLRAAFMVLRELPQNLSGDGTLAAEVAPWSAQLARYGKAGEAALDMLGAQRAGDAAGAWTAYRTLDRLRAGVRSADVTVGKGVLDPFLDRARQEYETWAGLTHEPAADPGGAPDGRTVRFPSARALTAVTVLSDPGTTGAVEVHIPGQGWRRVGTLTEQGATEIVTAQSPSADSAVTHPPALWPPVSPAPDLWTRPPALVQPTPPPAGTRVDAVRVTGAYPLRVRHLVPWFADTPVADLELPRAEADAEIGGTERLTARLSSGRPADVRGKITVEAPEGIEVRVPTKPVTVPRGTTVNVPVEVIVPPASPSRSYDIRVTFAGVTRTVTVRTFPRTAGPDLARTGTASSSADETADFPASAAIDGNPDTRWSSPVDDGAWWQVELPQQVRLGKVALHWQDAHPSAYRIQVSTDGRRWRTATTVRGSDGGRETLRMDARDVRYIRVQGDKRATQYGYSLWSVEAYAVAD
- a CDS encoding PadR family transcriptional regulator, whose product is MSTRHILLGLLAGGPSHGYDLKRRHDEHFPQARPLAYGQVYTTLQRLVRDGLAQVEGTDSDGGPERTLYRLTAEGSREVADWAGQVTPPAPFVANEIFAKVVTAILTGGDPAAHLLAQRAAHMARMRELTAVKTAPGADLATVLSADYALNHLDADLRWMTTTQARLTTLTALTVEVDRA
- a CDS encoding ABC transporter ATP-binding protein; this encodes MSNLPVPLLEARDLVKSHGRTPALRGACLELREGEIVAVTGASGSGKSTLLHCLAGIVRPDEGSVTYREERVDRLPEQRLSELRRTDFGVVFQFGQLIPELTAVDNVALPLMLAGTARGTAQEQAGAWLERFGVREQGAARPGELSGGQAQRVALARALVTGPRVVFADEPTGALDSLASEQVMTALVGAAREAGTAVLLITHDAQTAAYADREVRLQDGMTVASEVLA
- a CDS encoding ABC transporter permease → MRTDLRLAWLLVRGSDRREWWRIALTVVGAMWATGLGLAAAVLATVRGQYSFSVGNGLLDQPGERSGVIVTLLLLLVPVLGFLGQCARIGAVHRDRRTAVLRLAGAEPGRVRRIAALETGLACLLGSALATAGAAAVLVAVWERPTPSAWAGMALVAAVVPVLGTAAGVLALRRVVASPLGWVRRSHERSGRGPALLFVGGLLVVGVVALGAVAGTSADSRHQGLARGPVVVMAAVLAVGAGAVWLTGALSRLTGRLLAARTGSPAVLIAAERLRDDPWAAARTHAAVLLVTVVGTGYMGVRQGMLTELEDMRRRQTLGTAMSFYTTGLDLTAAAIAIALAIVLTALAVGTAESVATRRRALAAQVAAGVPRRVLARALLLETALPLSPAVLVAGVGGLAIGVWYGLLISGTVPYTALLVPAGVYATCLLATAASLPLLHRSVRPAELRYA